In Pseudomonas lalkuanensis, the following are encoded in one genomic region:
- a CDS encoding bile acid:sodium symporter family protein — MSALTPLKRLFTDWFLGGMLLAVTLAWLFPDVGKHGGTLHAGSLINAGVFLVFFLHGINLSTEQIRKGLGNWRLHVMVQVFTFAIFPLFWLAANKLLGGQVPPALMLGFFYLCALPSTISSSVALTGSAGGNVPAAILNASLSSLLGVFLTPWLISLVADANGGIDLGQTLLDLSLLLLLPLMLGQALRPLWGRFFARYKRYTGIFDKLVILLLVFASFSDSVAGGVWQQQGPETLVAAFAGCALLLALMLWLTTRSARGLGFNHEDEIAAVFCATKKSLAAGAPMAAIIFGASPVLGLILLPIMLYHQMQLIVCAVMAERYSLRGRALAASAA, encoded by the coding sequence ATGTCAGCACTCACCCCCCTGAAACGCCTGTTCACCGACTGGTTCCTCGGCGGCATGCTGCTGGCAGTGACCCTGGCCTGGCTGTTCCCCGATGTCGGCAAACACGGCGGCACCCTGCATGCCGGCAGCCTGATCAACGCCGGGGTGTTCCTGGTGTTCTTCCTCCACGGCATCAACCTGTCCACCGAGCAGATCCGCAAGGGCCTGGGCAACTGGCGCCTGCACGTGATGGTGCAAGTCTTCACCTTCGCCATCTTCCCGCTGTTCTGGCTGGCGGCGAACAAGCTGCTGGGCGGCCAGGTGCCACCGGCATTGATGCTGGGCTTCTTCTACCTCTGCGCCCTGCCCTCGACCATTTCCTCCTCCGTGGCGCTGACCGGCAGCGCCGGCGGCAACGTACCCGCGGCCATCCTCAACGCCAGCCTGTCGAGCCTGCTGGGGGTGTTCCTGACACCCTGGCTGATCAGTCTGGTGGCCGACGCCAACGGCGGTATCGACCTCGGCCAGACCCTGCTCGACCTCAGCCTGCTGCTGCTCCTGCCGCTGATGCTGGGCCAGGCGCTGCGCCCCTTGTGGGGCCGGTTCTTCGCCCGCTACAAGCGCTACACCGGGATCTTCGACAAGCTGGTGATCCTGTTGCTGGTGTTCGCCTCCTTCAGCGACTCGGTGGCGGGCGGCGTCTGGCAGCAGCAAGGACCGGAAACCCTGGTGGCGGCCTTCGCCGGCTGCGCCCTGCTGCTGGCCCTGATGCTCTGGCTGACCACCCGCTCCGCGCGGGGCCTGGGCTTCAACCATGAGGACGAGATCGCCGCAGTGTTCTGCGCCACCAAGAAGTCCCTGGCCGCCGGCGCACCGATGGCCGCGATCATCTTCGGCGCCAGCCCGGTGCTGGGCCTGATCCTGCTGCCGATCATGCTCTACCACCAGATGCAGCTGATCGTCTGTGCGGTCATGGCCGAGCGTTATTCACTGCGCGGCCGGGCCCTGGCGGCCAGCGCCGCCTGA